Within the Mumia flava genome, the region GTACAGCTCGGCGGACGTGCTGAGCGTTTCCGTGACGGTGCGGTACAGCGCTGCGGGGTCGATAGTGTTCTGCGTACGGTTCACGGTTGCCTCCGTGGATCGAGGCCCCGCGGCCGGCGCTCCAACGCCGCCCGGGGCCGTTCTGCCGTTGTGTGTAGTTGGCTTCGCTTTGTGCTGCGCTTCGGACACCCGGACTGGGTCGCCCTCCAGACCCGACAGGCGGGGCTCGAGGGAACCGGCGAGATCCGGCTCCGCGCACTGGTGAAGGAGGCGCTGCGGATGCGTCCGACCCGGTTGCTGATCGGCGAGGTGCGTGCGGAGGAGTGCTTCGACCTCCTCCTCGCGCTCAACGCCGGTCTGCCGGGGATGGTCACGCTGCACGCGAGCTCGGCACGCCAGGCGCTGGTCAAGCTCTGCACCCTCCCGTTGCTGGCCGGCGAGAACATCTCGGCACGCTTCGTGGTCCCGACCGTCGCCTCCTGCGTCGACCTCGTGGTGCAGGTCGGGATGGATGCCGAGGGCCGACGGTGCGTCCGTGAGATCGCCGCTCCGAGCGGACGGGTCGAGAACGACGTGATCGAGGCCGAGTCTCTCTACGTGCTCCGCGACGGGCAGCTGGTCCGCGGTGCGGGCACGCCCACTCGCACCGACCGGTTCACGGCTGCCGGGATCGACGTCCACGCGCTCCTCCAGGCAGGCACCTGATGGGAACGATCGTCGGCCTGGTGATGGGGATCGGGCTGCTGCTGACCTGGTCCGGGTTGACGACAGCCGACGCTCGCCGCTCCCGCCGCGCTGGACGCGGGCCGTCCTCCGCGCTCACCGGTCTTCTGATCCGTGCCGGGGTCGAGTCCGTCCGTCCACGAGGGCTCGTGCTCGTCTGCATCGCGTGCGCGACGCTCGGCGCCCTCGTCGCACTCGTCGTGTCGGCCGTCCCCGCGATCGCGCTGATCGGCGGGCTCGCTGCTGGCTGGACTCCGGTCGTCGTTCTGCGGGCTCGAGCGCATCGCATCGCCGAGGAGCGCGCAGCCTGCTGGCCCGAGGCCGTCGATCACCTGGCCTCGGGCGTACGGGCGGGTCTGTCGCTCCCCGAGGCGATCGCGGCGGTCGGGGAACGCGGCCCGGAGCCGCTGCGCGAGCCGTTCGCCGTGTTCGCGCGGGACTACCAGCGCAGCGGTCGGTTCCACGACTGCCTGGACGCGTTGAAGGAGCGCCTCGCGGACCCGGTCGGGGACCGGCTCGCCGAGGCGCTGAGGGTCGCGCGCGATGTCGGTGGCGGCGACCTCGGGCGGATGCTGCGAACGCTGTCCGCCTTCCTCCGCGACGAGGCCCGGACGCGTGGCGAGCTGGTCGCGCGGCAGTCCTGGACGGTCAACGGGGCCCGCCTCGCGGTCAGCGCGCCGTGGATCGTGCTGGCGCTGATGTCGTTGCGTCGGGACGCGATCAGCGCGTTCGGCACGTCCGAGGGCCTGGTCGTCCTGCTCGGTGGCCTGGCCGCGTGCGTCGTCGCGTACCGGCTGATGCTGCGGATCGGTCGCCTGCCCCGCGAACCGAGGGTGCTG harbors:
- a CDS encoding ATPase, T2SS/T4P/T4SS family, producing the protein MLRFGHPDWVALQTRQAGLEGTGEIRLRALVKEALRMRPTRLLIGEVRAEECFDLLLALNAGLPGMVTLHASSARQALVKLCTLPLLAGENISARFVVPTVASCVDLVVQVGMDAEGRRCVREIAAPSGRVENDVIEAESLYVLRDGQLVRGAGTPTRTDRFTAAGIDVHALLQAGT
- a CDS encoding type II secretion system F family protein, encoding MGTIVGLVMGIGLLLTWSGLTTADARRSRRAGRGPSSALTGLLIRAGVESVRPRGLVLVCIACATLGALVALVVSAVPAIALIGGLAAGWTPVVVLRARAHRIAEERAACWPEAVDHLASGVRAGLSLPEAIAAVGERGPEPLREPFAVFARDYQRSGRFHDCLDALKERLADPVGDRLAEALRVARDVGGGDLGRMLRTLSAFLRDEARTRGELVARQSWTVNGARLAVSAPWIVLALMSLRRDAISAFGTSEGLVVLLGGLAACVVAYRLMLRIGRLPREPRVLR